Proteins from a single region of Corylus avellana chromosome ca11, CavTom2PMs-1.0:
- the LOC132164928 gene encoding calmodulin calcium-dependent NAD kinase isoform X1, whose protein sequence is MQNDNSSKPTFTQILVASSIGLIIAAAMHYRFRKLRDHKLAPRLRLSDSGRVEKLERFPHYVARQMGFRDRRECPQLCKLASEYIRKSEGCEDNIYTFFSSEPDADSLFVKLVEEFERCTLSYFAFHWSQADLMISQVLSSDPEPKRKLKQIVMAATREQRFERVTKNLKVARVFTTLVEELKAMGMIMNDDSRCTEVMAPVAHSDRSPVLLLMGGGMGAGKSTVLQDILKEPFWAGAAGNAVIIEADAFKESDVIYRALSSRGHVDMLQTAELSVTHLKRHFITSVTYCFKQVHQSSTDAASSLLVTALNEGRDVIMDGTLSWQPFVVQTITMARNVHRRRYRMGAGYRVNADGTVKEIYWERIENEEPEQVGGKKRKPYRIELVGVVCDAYLAVIRGIRYITDHYICFGGPTVSNCNFIKQLWFSLEVSDESKRGFLHVNRRAIMCRRAVRVNSQLKSSKQFANAFLAYCQLVDNARLYCTNALEGQPKLIGWKDRDKTLLVDPDEIDCLKRLGRLNENAKSIYELYKHPNPASKAGSVWKDIVLSPSRLNIQQELKYCIRRIERMK, encoded by the exons ATGCAGAATG ATAATAGCAGCAAACCCACCTTCACACAGATCTTGGTAGCCTCTTCCATTGGGTTGATCATTGCTGCTGCAATGCATTATCGTTTTCGGAAGCTAAGGGATCACAAACTTGCTCCACGCCTGAGATTATCAGACTCAGGACGTGTTGAAAAGTTAGAAAGGTTTCCCCATTATGTAG CTAGGCAAATGGGATTCAGAGATAGAAGAGAATGTCCACAGctatgcaagctggcttctgAGTACATTAGGAAATCTGAGGGCTGTGAGGACAATATCTATACATTCTTTTCTAGCGAACCGGATGCAGATTCGCTCTTCGTGAAGCTTGTGGAGGAGTTTGAGCGGTGCACTCTTAGTTACTTTGCATTCCATTGGAGCCAAGCCGATCTTATGATTAGTCAG GTGTTGAGTTCTGACCCTGAGCCCAAAAGGAAGCTCAAGCAAATTGTCATGGCAGCAACAAG GGAACAAAGATTTGAGAGAGTGACAAAGAACTTGAAGGTGGCTAGAGTGTTCACTACATTAGTAGAGGAGCTGAAAGCAATGGGAATGATAATGAATGACGACTCACGATGCACTGAGGTGATGGCTCCAGTGGCACACAGCGATAGGAGTCCAGTCCTCCTTCTCATGGGTGGTGGGATGGGAGCTGGGAAGAGCACTGTGCTTCAAGACATTCTGAAAGA GCCATTCTGGGCAGGAGCAGCAGGGAATGCAGTCATAATTGAGGCAGATGCCTTCAAAGAATCAGATGTCATCTATAGGGCCCTTAGCTCCAGAGGTCATGTCGACATGCTACAAACTGCTGAACTG TCGGTTACTCATCTGAAGCGGCACTTTATCACTTCTGTCACATATTGTTTCAAACAGGTGCACCAATCATCTACTGATGCAGCATCATCCCTCCTGGTGACAGCACTTAATGAAGGGCGAGATGTGATCATGGATGGCACCCTCTCTTGGCAACCATTTGTTGTGCAGACAATAACAATGGCCAGAAATGTTCACCGCCGCCGTTATCGTATGGGAGCTGGTTACAGGGTGAATGCAGATGGAACTGTAAAGGAAATTTACTGGGAACGAATTGAAAATGAAGAACCAGAGCAAGTTGGAGGCAAAAAGAGAAAACCATACAGGATAGAGCTTGTTGGAGTTGTATGTGATGCTTATCTAGCTGTTATAAGAGGCATAAGGTATATTACAGATCATTACATTTGTTTTGGTGGTCCTACAGTatctaattgtaattttatcaaacaattGTGGTTTTCTCTTGAGGTATCTGATGAATCAAAGAGGGGTTTTCTGCATGTAAACAGGAGAGCTATCATGTGTAGAAGGGCAGTAAGAGTGAATTCACAATTAAAATCCAGCAAGCAATTTGCAAATGCATTTCTAGCGTACTGCCAACTGGTTGACAATGCCAGGCTATATTGCACCAATGCTTTGGAAGGACAACCTAAG TTGATAGGATGGAAAGACAGAGACAAGACATTGCTGGTTGATCCAGACGAAATTGATTGTTTAAAAAGGTTAGGTAGGTTGAATGAAAATGCAAAGTCCATATATGAACTTTACAAGCACCCTAACCCAGCTTCAAAAGCTGGGTCAGTTTGGAAAGACATCGTATTGTCACCTTCTAGGTTGAACATTCAACAGGAGCTGAAGTATTGCATCAGGAGAATTGAGAGAATGAAATGA
- the LOC132164928 gene encoding calmodulin calcium-dependent NAD kinase isoform X5 has translation MGFRDRRECPQLCKLASEYIRKSEGCEDNIYTFFSSEPDADSLFVKLVEEFERCTLSYFAFHWSQADLMISQVLSSDPEPKRKLKQIVMAATREQRFERVTKNLKVARVFTTLVEELKAMGMIMNDDSRCTEVMAPVAHSDRSPVLLLMGGGMGAGKSTVLQDILKEPFWAGAAGNAVIIEADAFKESDVIYRALSSRGHVDMLQTAELSVTHLKRHFITSVTYCFKQVHQSSTDAASSLLVTALNEGRDVIMDGTLSWQPFVVQTITMARNVHRRRYRMGAGYRVNADGTVKEIYWERIENEEPEQVGGKKRKPYRIELVGVVCDAYLAVIRGIRYITDHYICFGGPTVSNCNFIKQLWFSLEVSDESKRGFLHVNRRAIMCRRAVRVNSQLKSSKQFANAFLAYCQLVDNARLYCTNALEGQPKLIGWKDRDKTLLVDPDEIDCLKRLGRLNENAKSIYELYKHPNPASKAGSVWKDIVLSPSRLNIQQELKYCIRRIERMK, from the exons ATGGGATTCAGAGATAGAAGAGAATGTCCACAGctatgcaagctggcttctgAGTACATTAGGAAATCTGAGGGCTGTGAGGACAATATCTATACATTCTTTTCTAGCGAACCGGATGCAGATTCGCTCTTCGTGAAGCTTGTGGAGGAGTTTGAGCGGTGCACTCTTAGTTACTTTGCATTCCATTGGAGCCAAGCCGATCTTATGATTAGTCAG GTGTTGAGTTCTGACCCTGAGCCCAAAAGGAAGCTCAAGCAAATTGTCATGGCAGCAACAAG GGAACAAAGATTTGAGAGAGTGACAAAGAACTTGAAGGTGGCTAGAGTGTTCACTACATTAGTAGAGGAGCTGAAAGCAATGGGAATGATAATGAATGACGACTCACGATGCACTGAGGTGATGGCTCCAGTGGCACACAGCGATAGGAGTCCAGTCCTCCTTCTCATGGGTGGTGGGATGGGAGCTGGGAAGAGCACTGTGCTTCAAGACATTCTGAAAGA GCCATTCTGGGCAGGAGCAGCAGGGAATGCAGTCATAATTGAGGCAGATGCCTTCAAAGAATCAGATGTCATCTATAGGGCCCTTAGCTCCAGAGGTCATGTCGACATGCTACAAACTGCTGAACTG TCGGTTACTCATCTGAAGCGGCACTTTATCACTTCTGTCACATATTGTTTCAAACAGGTGCACCAATCATCTACTGATGCAGCATCATCCCTCCTGGTGACAGCACTTAATGAAGGGCGAGATGTGATCATGGATGGCACCCTCTCTTGGCAACCATTTGTTGTGCAGACAATAACAATGGCCAGAAATGTTCACCGCCGCCGTTATCGTATGGGAGCTGGTTACAGGGTGAATGCAGATGGAACTGTAAAGGAAATTTACTGGGAACGAATTGAAAATGAAGAACCAGAGCAAGTTGGAGGCAAAAAGAGAAAACCATACAGGATAGAGCTTGTTGGAGTTGTATGTGATGCTTATCTAGCTGTTATAAGAGGCATAAGGTATATTACAGATCATTACATTTGTTTTGGTGGTCCTACAGTatctaattgtaattttatcaaacaattGTGGTTTTCTCTTGAGGTATCTGATGAATCAAAGAGGGGTTTTCTGCATGTAAACAGGAGAGCTATCATGTGTAGAAGGGCAGTAAGAGTGAATTCACAATTAAAATCCAGCAAGCAATTTGCAAATGCATTTCTAGCGTACTGCCAACTGGTTGACAATGCCAGGCTATATTGCACCAATGCTTTGGAAGGACAACCTAAG TTGATAGGATGGAAAGACAGAGACAAGACATTGCTGGTTGATCCAGACGAAATTGATTGTTTAAAAAGGTTAGGTAGGTTGAATGAAAATGCAAAGTCCATATATGAACTTTACAAGCACCCTAACCCAGCTTCAAAAGCTGGGTCAGTTTGGAAAGACATCGTATTGTCACCTTCTAGGTTGAACATTCAACAGGAGCTGAAGTATTGCATCAGGAGAATTGAGAGAATGAAATGA
- the LOC132164928 gene encoding calmodulin calcium-dependent NAD kinase isoform X3 produces the protein MQNDNSSKPTFTQILVASSIGLIIAAAMHYRFRKLRDHKLAPRLRLSDSGRVEKLERFPHYVARQMGFRDRRECPQLCKLASEYIRKSEGCEDNIYTFFSSEPDADSLFVKLVEEFERCTLSYFAFHWSQADLMISQVLSSDPEPKRKLKQIVMAATREQRFERVTKNLKVARVFTTLVEELKAMGMIMNDDSRCTEVMAPVAHSDRSPVLLLMGGGMGAGKSTVLQDILKEPFWAGAAGNAVIIEADAFKESDVIYRALSSRGHVDMLQTAELSVTHLKRHFITSVTYCFKQVHQSSTDAASSLLVTALNEGRDVIMDGTLSWQPFVVQTITMARNVHRRRYRMGAGYRVNADGTVKEIYWERIENEEPEQVGGKKRKPYRIELVGVVCDAYLAVIRGIRRAIMCRRAVRVNSQLKSSKQFANAFLAYCQLVDNARLYCTNALEGQPKLIGWKDRDKTLLVDPDEIDCLKRLGRLNENAKSIYELYKHPNPASKAGSVWKDIVLSPSRLNIQQELKYCIRRIERMK, from the exons ATGCAGAATG ATAATAGCAGCAAACCCACCTTCACACAGATCTTGGTAGCCTCTTCCATTGGGTTGATCATTGCTGCTGCAATGCATTATCGTTTTCGGAAGCTAAGGGATCACAAACTTGCTCCACGCCTGAGATTATCAGACTCAGGACGTGTTGAAAAGTTAGAAAGGTTTCCCCATTATGTAG CTAGGCAAATGGGATTCAGAGATAGAAGAGAATGTCCACAGctatgcaagctggcttctgAGTACATTAGGAAATCTGAGGGCTGTGAGGACAATATCTATACATTCTTTTCTAGCGAACCGGATGCAGATTCGCTCTTCGTGAAGCTTGTGGAGGAGTTTGAGCGGTGCACTCTTAGTTACTTTGCATTCCATTGGAGCCAAGCCGATCTTATGATTAGTCAG GTGTTGAGTTCTGACCCTGAGCCCAAAAGGAAGCTCAAGCAAATTGTCATGGCAGCAACAAG GGAACAAAGATTTGAGAGAGTGACAAAGAACTTGAAGGTGGCTAGAGTGTTCACTACATTAGTAGAGGAGCTGAAAGCAATGGGAATGATAATGAATGACGACTCACGATGCACTGAGGTGATGGCTCCAGTGGCACACAGCGATAGGAGTCCAGTCCTCCTTCTCATGGGTGGTGGGATGGGAGCTGGGAAGAGCACTGTGCTTCAAGACATTCTGAAAGA GCCATTCTGGGCAGGAGCAGCAGGGAATGCAGTCATAATTGAGGCAGATGCCTTCAAAGAATCAGATGTCATCTATAGGGCCCTTAGCTCCAGAGGTCATGTCGACATGCTACAAACTGCTGAACTG TCGGTTACTCATCTGAAGCGGCACTTTATCACTTCTGTCACATATTGTTTCAAACAGGTGCACCAATCATCTACTGATGCAGCATCATCCCTCCTGGTGACAGCACTTAATGAAGGGCGAGATGTGATCATGGATGGCACCCTCTCTTGGCAACCATTTGTTGTGCAGACAATAACAATGGCCAGAAATGTTCACCGCCGCCGTTATCGTATGGGAGCTGGTTACAGGGTGAATGCAGATGGAACTGTAAAGGAAATTTACTGGGAACGAATTGAAAATGAAGAACCAGAGCAAGTTGGAGGCAAAAAGAGAAAACCATACAGGATAGAGCTTGTTGGAGTTGTATGTGATGCTTATCTAGCTGTTATAAGAGGCATAAG GAGAGCTATCATGTGTAGAAGGGCAGTAAGAGTGAATTCACAATTAAAATCCAGCAAGCAATTTGCAAATGCATTTCTAGCGTACTGCCAACTGGTTGACAATGCCAGGCTATATTGCACCAATGCTTTGGAAGGACAACCTAAG TTGATAGGATGGAAAGACAGAGACAAGACATTGCTGGTTGATCCAGACGAAATTGATTGTTTAAAAAGGTTAGGTAGGTTGAATGAAAATGCAAAGTCCATATATGAACTTTACAAGCACCCTAACCCAGCTTCAAAAGCTGGGTCAGTTTGGAAAGACATCGTATTGTCACCTTCTAGGTTGAACATTCAACAGGAGCTGAAGTATTGCATCAGGAGAATTGAGAGAATGAAATGA
- the LOC132164928 gene encoding calmodulin calcium-dependent NAD kinase isoform X2 — translation MQNDNSSKPTFTQILVASSIGLIIAAAMHYRFRKLRDHKLAPRLRLSDSGRVEKLERFPHYVARQMGFRDRRECPQLCKLASEYIRKSEGCEDNIYTFFSSEPDADSLFVKLVEEFERCTLSYFAFHWSQADLMISQVLSSDPEPKRKLKQIVMAATREQRFERVTKNLKVARVFTTLVEELKAMGMIMNDDSRCTEVMAPVAHSDRSPVLLLMGGGMGAGKSTVLQDILKEPFWAGAAGNAVIIEADAFKESDVIYRALSSRGHVDMLQTAELVHQSSTDAASSLLVTALNEGRDVIMDGTLSWQPFVVQTITMARNVHRRRYRMGAGYRVNADGTVKEIYWERIENEEPEQVGGKKRKPYRIELVGVVCDAYLAVIRGIRYITDHYICFGGPTVSNCNFIKQLWFSLEVSDESKRGFLHVNRRAIMCRRAVRVNSQLKSSKQFANAFLAYCQLVDNARLYCTNALEGQPKLIGWKDRDKTLLVDPDEIDCLKRLGRLNENAKSIYELYKHPNPASKAGSVWKDIVLSPSRLNIQQELKYCIRRIERMK, via the exons ATGCAGAATG ATAATAGCAGCAAACCCACCTTCACACAGATCTTGGTAGCCTCTTCCATTGGGTTGATCATTGCTGCTGCAATGCATTATCGTTTTCGGAAGCTAAGGGATCACAAACTTGCTCCACGCCTGAGATTATCAGACTCAGGACGTGTTGAAAAGTTAGAAAGGTTTCCCCATTATGTAG CTAGGCAAATGGGATTCAGAGATAGAAGAGAATGTCCACAGctatgcaagctggcttctgAGTACATTAGGAAATCTGAGGGCTGTGAGGACAATATCTATACATTCTTTTCTAGCGAACCGGATGCAGATTCGCTCTTCGTGAAGCTTGTGGAGGAGTTTGAGCGGTGCACTCTTAGTTACTTTGCATTCCATTGGAGCCAAGCCGATCTTATGATTAGTCAG GTGTTGAGTTCTGACCCTGAGCCCAAAAGGAAGCTCAAGCAAATTGTCATGGCAGCAACAAG GGAACAAAGATTTGAGAGAGTGACAAAGAACTTGAAGGTGGCTAGAGTGTTCACTACATTAGTAGAGGAGCTGAAAGCAATGGGAATGATAATGAATGACGACTCACGATGCACTGAGGTGATGGCTCCAGTGGCACACAGCGATAGGAGTCCAGTCCTCCTTCTCATGGGTGGTGGGATGGGAGCTGGGAAGAGCACTGTGCTTCAAGACATTCTGAAAGA GCCATTCTGGGCAGGAGCAGCAGGGAATGCAGTCATAATTGAGGCAGATGCCTTCAAAGAATCAGATGTCATCTATAGGGCCCTTAGCTCCAGAGGTCATGTCGACATGCTACAAACTGCTGAACTG GTGCACCAATCATCTACTGATGCAGCATCATCCCTCCTGGTGACAGCACTTAATGAAGGGCGAGATGTGATCATGGATGGCACCCTCTCTTGGCAACCATTTGTTGTGCAGACAATAACAATGGCCAGAAATGTTCACCGCCGCCGTTATCGTATGGGAGCTGGTTACAGGGTGAATGCAGATGGAACTGTAAAGGAAATTTACTGGGAACGAATTGAAAATGAAGAACCAGAGCAAGTTGGAGGCAAAAAGAGAAAACCATACAGGATAGAGCTTGTTGGAGTTGTATGTGATGCTTATCTAGCTGTTATAAGAGGCATAAGGTATATTACAGATCATTACATTTGTTTTGGTGGTCCTACAGTatctaattgtaattttatcaaacaattGTGGTTTTCTCTTGAGGTATCTGATGAATCAAAGAGGGGTTTTCTGCATGTAAACAGGAGAGCTATCATGTGTAGAAGGGCAGTAAGAGTGAATTCACAATTAAAATCCAGCAAGCAATTTGCAAATGCATTTCTAGCGTACTGCCAACTGGTTGACAATGCCAGGCTATATTGCACCAATGCTTTGGAAGGACAACCTAAG TTGATAGGATGGAAAGACAGAGACAAGACATTGCTGGTTGATCCAGACGAAATTGATTGTTTAAAAAGGTTAGGTAGGTTGAATGAAAATGCAAAGTCCATATATGAACTTTACAAGCACCCTAACCCAGCTTCAAAAGCTGGGTCAGTTTGGAAAGACATCGTATTGTCACCTTCTAGGTTGAACATTCAACAGGAGCTGAAGTATTGCATCAGGAGAATTGAGAGAATGAAATGA
- the LOC132164928 gene encoding calmodulin calcium-dependent NAD kinase isoform X4, producing the protein MQNDNSSKPTFTQILVASSIGLIIAAAMHYRFRKLRDHKLAPRLRLSDSGRVEKLERFPHYVARQMGFRDRRECPQLCKLASEYIRKSEGCEDNIYTFFSSEPDADSLFVKLVEEFERCTLSYFAFHWSQADLMISQVLSSDPEPKRKLKQIVMAATREQRFERVTKNLKVARVFTTLVEELKAMGMIMNDDSRCTEVMAPVAHSDRSPVLLLMGGGMGAGKSTVLQDILKEPFWAGAAGNAVIIEADAFKESDVIYRALSSRGHVDMLQTAELVHQSSTDAASSLLVTALNEGRDVIMDGTLSWQPFVVQTITMARNVHRRRYRMGAGYRVNADGTVKEIYWERIENEEPEQVGGKKRKPYRIELVGVVCDAYLAVIRGIRRAIMCRRAVRVNSQLKSSKQFANAFLAYCQLVDNARLYCTNALEGQPKLIGWKDRDKTLLVDPDEIDCLKRLGRLNENAKSIYELYKHPNPASKAGSVWKDIVLSPSRLNIQQELKYCIRRIERMK; encoded by the exons ATGCAGAATG ATAATAGCAGCAAACCCACCTTCACACAGATCTTGGTAGCCTCTTCCATTGGGTTGATCATTGCTGCTGCAATGCATTATCGTTTTCGGAAGCTAAGGGATCACAAACTTGCTCCACGCCTGAGATTATCAGACTCAGGACGTGTTGAAAAGTTAGAAAGGTTTCCCCATTATGTAG CTAGGCAAATGGGATTCAGAGATAGAAGAGAATGTCCACAGctatgcaagctggcttctgAGTACATTAGGAAATCTGAGGGCTGTGAGGACAATATCTATACATTCTTTTCTAGCGAACCGGATGCAGATTCGCTCTTCGTGAAGCTTGTGGAGGAGTTTGAGCGGTGCACTCTTAGTTACTTTGCATTCCATTGGAGCCAAGCCGATCTTATGATTAGTCAG GTGTTGAGTTCTGACCCTGAGCCCAAAAGGAAGCTCAAGCAAATTGTCATGGCAGCAACAAG GGAACAAAGATTTGAGAGAGTGACAAAGAACTTGAAGGTGGCTAGAGTGTTCACTACATTAGTAGAGGAGCTGAAAGCAATGGGAATGATAATGAATGACGACTCACGATGCACTGAGGTGATGGCTCCAGTGGCACACAGCGATAGGAGTCCAGTCCTCCTTCTCATGGGTGGTGGGATGGGAGCTGGGAAGAGCACTGTGCTTCAAGACATTCTGAAAGA GCCATTCTGGGCAGGAGCAGCAGGGAATGCAGTCATAATTGAGGCAGATGCCTTCAAAGAATCAGATGTCATCTATAGGGCCCTTAGCTCCAGAGGTCATGTCGACATGCTACAAACTGCTGAACTG GTGCACCAATCATCTACTGATGCAGCATCATCCCTCCTGGTGACAGCACTTAATGAAGGGCGAGATGTGATCATGGATGGCACCCTCTCTTGGCAACCATTTGTTGTGCAGACAATAACAATGGCCAGAAATGTTCACCGCCGCCGTTATCGTATGGGAGCTGGTTACAGGGTGAATGCAGATGGAACTGTAAAGGAAATTTACTGGGAACGAATTGAAAATGAAGAACCAGAGCAAGTTGGAGGCAAAAAGAGAAAACCATACAGGATAGAGCTTGTTGGAGTTGTATGTGATGCTTATCTAGCTGTTATAAGAGGCATAAG GAGAGCTATCATGTGTAGAAGGGCAGTAAGAGTGAATTCACAATTAAAATCCAGCAAGCAATTTGCAAATGCATTTCTAGCGTACTGCCAACTGGTTGACAATGCCAGGCTATATTGCACCAATGCTTTGGAAGGACAACCTAAG TTGATAGGATGGAAAGACAGAGACAAGACATTGCTGGTTGATCCAGACGAAATTGATTGTTTAAAAAGGTTAGGTAGGTTGAATGAAAATGCAAAGTCCATATATGAACTTTACAAGCACCCTAACCCAGCTTCAAAAGCTGGGTCAGTTTGGAAAGACATCGTATTGTCACCTTCTAGGTTGAACATTCAACAGGAGCTGAAGTATTGCATCAGGAGAATTGAGAGAATGAAATGA
- the LOC132166054 gene encoding putative pentatricopeptide repeat-containing protein At1g12700, mitochondrial, with product MVFRTPPSSAAVLSSPSSSGTAPKVKLSSLFTHPHEPRASNSKSSQKYSYPRRRTSSNPEIPPKKSLPDVPIETPLERFLKVNCKSGNITLSEALHFFDHMLRLQPTPSISSFNDLLSALARNKHYSSVISICKRMNSTGLLPDFITLNILLNSFCNVNRVCYGFAVMGSIVRRGCSPNTVTYTSLIKGLCKEDRIGEAVGLFTKMVKLGCRPSVITYGTLISGLCRTGNTSVALKLHEEMVRGQFGLKCEPNVVSYAAIIDGLCKDGLTDKAKELFSEMKGRGILPDVVVYSSLIHGLCYGGKWEEAKSLLHEMVDQGVQPNVVTFNLMIDVHCKEGKMKEANELLELMIQRGEDPDTFTYNSLMDGFCLVGRLDDAEELFDSLASKGHEPDVVSCNVLISGYCKSRKIEEAINCYRKMIHRGVRPTVITFNALLTGLFKVGKVEDAKKLLVEMELHDLVPNLSTYKICLDGLCKNDCLPEAMELFNTLDNCKFELSIEIYNCLIDGLCKAGKIGVAWQIFCGLSYKGLVPTVRTYTIMIHGLCKEKDLEKANNLFFEMEEKGCAPNLVTYNVLMRGFFQNNESAKVVELLHKMAERNVSPDASTFSIVIDLLSKDAKYRECLDLLPTFPVQEPGR from the coding sequence ATGGTGTTCAGAACTCCACCTTCTTCTGCTGCTGTTTTGTCGTCGCCTTCTTCTTCAGGAACTGCTCCAAAAGTTAAACTTTCCTCTTTATTCACACACCCACATGAACCCAGAGCTTCCAATTCCAAATCTtcacaaaaatattcttaccCACGTAGACGAACTTCTTCAAATCCCGAAATTCCTCCAAAAAAGTCACTTCCCGATGTTCCTATCGAAACCCCACTTGAAAGGTTCTTGAAAGTTAACTGTAAGTCCGGTAATATCACTCTCAGTGAAGCATTGCATTTCTTTGATCACATGCTTCGTTTGCAACCAACTCCATCGATATCGTCATTCAATGATTTACTTAGTGCACTTGCTAGGAATAAGCATTATTCTAGCGTGATTTCAATTTGCAAAAGAATGAATTCAACTGGATTGTTGCCCGATTTTATTACTTTGAACATTTTGCTGAATTCCTTTTGTAATGTGAATCGGGTTTGTTACGGCTTTGCTGTTATGGGAAGTATTGTGAGGAGGGGTTGTAGTCCAAATACTGTGACCTATACATCTTTGATTAAGGGGTTGTGTAAGGAGGATAGAATTGGTGAGGCCGTCGGGTTGTTTACGAAAATGGTCAAGTTGGGTTGTAGGCCTAGTGTGATTACATACGGGACTTTGATTAGTGGGTTGTGTCGAACAGGCAATACTAGTGTTGCACTTAAGTTACATGAAGAAATGGTCCGTGGTCAATTTGGTCTGAAGTGTGAGCCTAATGTAGTTTCCTATGCTGCTATTATTGATGGGCTTTGTAAGGATGGATTGACAGATAAGGCGAAAGAACTTTTCTCGGAAATGAAGGGCAGGGGAATACTTCCGGACGTGGTTGTTTATAGCTCTCTAATACACGGTTTGTGTTATGGGGGTAAATGGGAGGAGGCTAAAAGTCTGTTACATGAGATGGTGGATCAAGGTGTCCAACCGAACGTGGTGACATTCAATCTGATGATAGATGTGCATTGCAAGGAGGGAAAGATGAAAGAAGCAAATGAGTTGTTAGAATTGATGATTCAAAGAGGTGAGGATCCTGACACGTTTACTTATAACTCATTGATGGATGGGTTCTGCTTGGTGGGTAGGCTTGATGATGCAGAGGAGCTGTTTGACTCTTTGGCAAGCAAAGGGCACGAACCTGATGTTGTAAGCTGCAATGTGTTGATCAGTGGATATTGCAAGAGTCGAAAGATAGAGGAAGCTATTAATTGTTATAGGAAAATGATTCACAGGGGAGTTAGGCCAACGGTTATAACGTTTAATGCATTATTAACTGGTCTTTTTAAGGTAGGCAAGGTTGAGGATGCAAAGAAGCTATTAGTTGAGATGGAACTTCATGATCTGGTACCAAATTTATCTACATATAAAATATGCCTGGATGGGCTTTGCAAGAATGATTGTCTTCCAGAGGCAATGGAATTGTTTAACACTTTAGACAATTGTAAATTTGAACTAAGCATTGAAATTTACAACTGCCTCATTGATGGGTTGTGTAAAGCAGGGAAAATTGGAGTTGCATGGCAGATATTCTGCGGATTATCATATAAAGGTCTGGTGCCAACTGTTAGAACATATACCATCATGATTCATGGGCTCTGTAAGGAAAAGGATTTGGAAAAGGCAAATAACTTGTTTTTTGAAATGGAAGAGAAGGGTTGTGCTCCAAATCTAGTCACATATAATGTGCTTATGCGTGGTTTCTTCCAAAATAATGAGTCAGCAAAGGTGGTTGAACTTCTTCACAAAATGGCGGAGAGAAATGTGTCACCAGATGCCTCCACATTCTCCATTGTTATAGACTTACTTTCTAAGGATGCAAAGTATCGTGAATGTCTGGATTTGCTACCAACATTTCCTGTCCAAGAGCCTGGAAGATGA